Proteins co-encoded in one Megalops cyprinoides isolate fMegCyp1 chromosome 1, fMegCyp1.pri, whole genome shotgun sequence genomic window:
- the si:ch73-364h19.1 gene encoding uncharacterized protein si:ch73-364h19.1 — MSTSSTPATVSSSHLTPDQLTIIVASISCLVFFVVILVLLTILYRKDPLCCKVRSYQESHQYSEAPPQYYSSRQTLVGSPYNEQSSEMAYDNMSTEQPGQLFVIGQPSSYHLPSLEVPLPRPPSYESVRKKDRQRQIHMMIADRFGLNAPNITEPPPTYEESIRQSVELSSVSFGSGDAETPIPPAALSSLGTHSTVPPHSESQQNPSTCPESNT, encoded by the exons ATGTCCACGTCGTCTACTCCTGCAACTGTCTCATCTTCACACCTGACACCAGATCAACTCACAATCATCGTGGCTTCTA TCTCCTGCCTGGTGTTTTTTGTGGTGATCCTAGTGTTGCTGACTATCCTGTATCGGAAGGACCCGCTCTGCTGCAAAGTCAGGTCTTACCAGGAATCGCATCAGTACTCT GAAGCCCCACCTCAGTACTACAGCAGTAGGCAGACGCTTGTGGGGTCTCCATATAATGAACAGAGCTCAGAGATGGCCTACGACAACATGAGTACTGAG CAGCCAGGACAGCTGTTTGTCATCGGGCAGCCCAGCAGCTACCATCTGCCATCCTTGGAAGTGCCTCTCCCTCGCCCGCCCTCCTATGAGAGTGTTCGCAAAAAGGACCGCCAGCGGCAGATCCACATGATGATTGCAGACCGATTTGGCCTCAATGCCCCCAATATAACTGAG CCACCCCCCACTTATGAAGAGTCCATTCGTCAGTCTGTGGAGCTGTCCTCTGTCAGCTTTGGGTCTGGCGATGCAGAAACCCCAATACCTCCAGCGGCTCTGTCATCCCTTGGTACACACTCCACTGTACCACCCCACTCAGAGAGCCAACAGAACCCCTCCACCTGCCCAGAATCAAACACCTGA